In Brassica napus cultivar Da-Ae chromosome C2, Da-Ae, whole genome shotgun sequence, the sequence TTAATGCAATTTAAATGGCATGTTTGTTGGGTTCATAGATTTTTACCGTGGATATACAATCAGCCACCcaattacatttatattttacaatttaatgATTTTATACCGTCTTAACCACTTCACCGAAGCTTTTTACTGTGCATACACTGTCCAATATCATACACAAGTGAAGAGTTTGTGGTAGGTTGTTATGGTAGCTTGCAACGTGGAGTGGTTTCTCTCCTCTTGTGTTTTGAGGTTCAAGGTCATCAACTTATCTATTGTTAAGAATAAGCTTCAAATCGTAAGATAAGGCAGTATAAGAGAGATTTTATTGATTGCATGAGTCACAAGAATCAAACCACAAGGAAATCTTCTGTcggaaagagaaaaaaaatacaaaacatagTTTAGGTCTCTCTTAAAAAGAACCAACCATGAAAAacaaagtagaagaagaactCAGTTAAAGCAACATGTAAACCTTCCAGACTGCCATCATATGTTGCATCaatgattgctttcatcttCAAAAACGAACTAAGGAAATGTGTTAAGAAGATGGTGAAGAAAATCAGAAACCAGATCTGAAACAGAGGCGGCAAGTCTGAAGCAAGATCCATAGACTCAGAAAAAGATATAGCAAGTTCAATCCTATACAAATACTACCATTacacaataaaaacaaacaGACACCACCATACCAACAAATTTCTGGATTTTTGAAGCAAAGATCTAAACGaagtttcttcaaaaaaaatgtttacatCATGTATATCTTAACTCAGATACTTAAATAACCTCatgaaaagaaactaaaaataaGGAAATAGAAACTTAAGAACCACATATCGAAGGAGCTTCGCTTGAACGACTTTGGAGAAATTATGCAAGCAAGAGGGAGGAAGCGCAGTGACTCACTCTAGCCCTGTCCCAGCCTTTTTATACATCTCAAAACTAAATCAGGGATCACCACAAAAACTCAAGGAGGGAATAGGAATGATGAAATAACTTTTACATAGTATAGCTCAATGTAGCCAATCTTAGTAGTCTTCAAGTAATTCATTTTACCAACTATAATTAATTCAAGAAACTATAGCTAAACTACAATAAAGGAGAAAAAGAGTTCCCATCCTAACATATTTCCTAGGTCAAATATTTCTGTATTCGGGAATACTAATCCATTTTACTCAAAGGCATGAATGGAGCTGAGTCTGAATAAGAGTTCTAGGCAAGAATTGAATGCCGGCATCCTGTTCGGAAGCATGAATAATAACTTCATGCATTCCtggattatttattttcaaaaattataatttttgatataCTTTTAGTTTTTTACTTCACTGGTTTtagaataaacataaaattagcCATTTGAAATTTggcttttcttttatatttcaatttcttagaatctatactattaaaaaggaaagagtcttaaaaaatctacttatacaagGTTGTTGTACTTATTCATTAGCTAATTAatttttggtcttaccttatTTATCTTTAACTATACAAGATTATTACTAATAGCATCCATATTAATTGCAAAatgattatttgattttttttcctttacctACAAAATTGTCTACCATATATCGATActctaaaaatcaaaacaaaaattagcgGACTTGGTTTCATtacgattataaaatacaaaatcagGTTGCTCGctcattttagatatttattgaATTCAATAGTAACAGCCTACCAATCTTTATTATATACGTAGAATAAGTGTATAACTACATACTAAAATAAGTTAAGCTAATCAACATACTAAAATAggtttataatttgtattttaaaattttgggtacTCATTCGGTTTTTGATTTGGATccggttcagttttttttaatccaaaaatataagatatgcttgattatttatgaaattcattttaattttggttttgataTTTCGGTTTTGCAcggttcggttcttcgattTCAGATATATTTGTCCAGACTTATACACTATCTTATATAGAAATTCAtataaaaagtatttatttCATTCCAAAGTTAAATTCGCGCTTttgaagcgcggatcaaaatttagtataacattataatatatttaggtttatttgatttattttgctTAAAACACTCcatcatgataaaaaaaatgatttatttattattttaacaaaaaggTCATCAATAGCTATGagataagttatatatttatatagattaatatatctagatataatttaaaaaatcctaatataaatttaagaaatttatgtttattggatttctttttgtttagaTACAACAACTCGATAaacttttgatttatttactagCTTAATAAAATAATCGGCATTCACTTAATGAATTTTAATCATCAATttataacaactataaaatataagtaaaatttcaaatatttaaaactcacaaaattttataatattgttttaattttgtattttactaAAAATCTATTAATGGTGATATATCTAAATATAGTTAATAGTGTTATTATTCTATCTATAAAATCTTATCAAACTATAAATTTGTATGAATGTTAGTGTACATGTTGTAATTACTTTCAAGCtatgtctgttttttttttaagtaagcaacattaattttttcttgaaaaatataatcaatTTGTAAAATTCACTCGGCAAATAATAATGTTGCATTACCAAATAAGTAGCTAGTTTCGGACAAAAATGGTCTTGCTAAGAAAGAGTGAAGACTTTTCCATTTTGCCACTCTTCATCCGCCAAAGCCGGGCATGATGCGGCGACTATCGCCTTCTCAGATGTCCGGAGCCGGACTTGGGATCGCTGCAATATCATACGTGGCGGTCGATTACATGAGATACGTGTCACCGTGGGGGCATTCTCGTCTTCAGCCAGTTCTCTGGTCGGTCCTGGTTCTCGCCGTCGTTACGCGTGTCCCTTTCTACAAGCACTGGTCTAAAGAGCTACGAGCAGCGATCCCTTTCCTCGCTTCTATCTTCTTTTTGCTTGGAGCTCTTCTCTTCGAAGCTCTTTGTGTTCGCTCTGTCACCGCCGTTCTTGGCTTAGATTGGCACCGGTAAAACTAGATCTGCGTGGATCTTAGCTCGAAAGTTGATAGTTATGAGTGTTGACCTTGTTGGTGTTTCTGGATCTGATTTGAGTAGAACATGGTTTGACTTGAGTATCATAGATTTACAGTAATCTTTGGTTGAATGTTTATCATTATGAGCAATATTTAGTCGGAATCTTTAAGTTTCTAGTCGTTTATTCAATTTATGGTGGAAATAAGTGTAGCTCATCGTTATTACATTAATCTTTTCTTGGACGGTTAATGCATTTCTGTAACTATATTAACTACATAAACTAGaaatatttaagtttattttcatttattcaaTTAATTAAACAATCAAGTGAAAATTGAATATATAGCTTTATCAAAATTACAGTAATCTTTGGTTGAAGTGTTATTTATTTCTGTGACTTTATTATCAGTTTGAGTCTTTTATAAGTTACTATTCTTATATTCAGTTGAAACGTTAACATTACagtaatcttttattaatgtttatattatatatttctgtaactatatattatcagtatgaaaaataatagtagtGCTAATCTTTGACAGGGATACGTCTCCACTTCCTGACACAGGCCAATGGTTCCTACTTGCACTAAACGAGAGCCTTCCCGAGGCAATTGTGGAAATCCTGAGAGCTCATATCATAGGATTGCACCATTTTCTTATGCTGTTTGTAATGCTGGGTTTCTCGGTAGTGTTCGACTCAGTGAAAGCTCCGGGTCTAGGATTAGGGGCACGATACATTTTCACCATGGGACTGGGCCGTCTTTTAAGAGCTATAACCTTCGTTTCTACCATCTTACCTTCAGCTAGACCTTGGTGCGCTTCAGCCCGATTCAACAACGTCCCTTCTCATCCTCATCGTTGGGCTCAGAAGTATTATGTCCCTTATGCTAAAGACCCTTCTGCTATTCGCCAGCTCCTCCATTGGGATGCAGCTTACGGTAACATCTCGTCTCACTTCACTTTACTACTTTGGCTGTTTGCT encodes:
- the LOC106381140 gene encoding protein PHLOEM UNLOADING MODULATOR, whose product is MMRRLSPSQMSGAGLGIAAISYVAVDYMRYVSPWGHSRLQPVLWSVLVLAVVTRVPFYKHWSKELRAAIPFLASIFFLLGALLFEALCVRSVTAVLGLDWHRDTSPLPDTGQWFLLALNESLPEAIVEILRAHIIGLHHFLMLFVMLGFSVVFDSVKAPGLGLGARYIFTMGLGRLLRAITFVSTILPSARPWCASARFNNVPSHPHRWAQKYYVPYAKDPSAIRQLLHWDAAYADPGNYIGDYRADWGPMSFLSDFLRPSYSEGSSWFALLKKAGGGCNDLLYSGHMLVAVLTAMAWTEAYGGFSSALIWLLVAHSAQREIRERHHYSVDCVVAIYVGILLWKMTGFIWSNKRKSKQTVRLEKIQNRLIHAAKDSDMETVRRLVEEMEVSLGEEKQSGVVSKRAMTVFACATVITTLGIVILALTLTSDG